The proteins below come from a single Tepidisphaeraceae bacterium genomic window:
- a CDS encoding MogA/MoaB family molybdenum cofactor biosynthesis protein: protein MSYQEHRDQARAISARCAVITLSDTRTRETDKSGQRIHALLHDVGHAVGHYEILKDDAALLRPVVLQLLGDTSIDVILTTGGTGIAKRDVTVDAIDALLDQPLPGFGELFRMLSWQQIGSGAMMSRAIGGIAKGKVVFAMPGSTAAVELAMTKLILPELPHLLSELRR from the coding sequence ATGTCATATCAGGAGCATCGCGATCAGGCCCGCGCCATCAGCGCCCGCTGTGCCGTGATCACGCTGAGCGACACGCGCACGCGCGAGACCGACAAGAGCGGCCAACGGATCCACGCGCTGCTGCATGATGTCGGGCATGCCGTCGGCCACTATGAGATCTTGAAAGACGACGCCGCGCTGCTTCGGCCTGTGGTTCTACAGTTGCTGGGTGACACCTCGATCGATGTCATCCTGACCACCGGCGGCACGGGCATCGCCAAGCGCGACGTAACCGTGGACGCGATCGACGCCCTGCTCGACCAACCTTTGCCCGGCTTCGGCGAGCTGTTTCGCATGCTAAGCTGGCAACAGATCGGCAGCGGCGCGATGATGAGCCGCGCGATCGGTGGCATCGCGAAGGGCAAGGTGGTCTTCGCCATGCCGGGTTCCACCGCAGCGGTGGAACTGGCAATGACGAAGCTGATCCTGCCCGAGCTGCCCCACCTGTTATCGGAACTGCGCCGCTGA
- a CDS encoding pyridoxine 5'-phosphate synthase — MAKLSVNVNKVATLRNTRPLDIPSVLRLSTIALDAGAHGITVHPRPDQRHIRPHDVHDLAQLLKSHPAAEFNIEGNPFHEFMHFARDVRPTQCTLVPDTLSQSTSDHGFDTIVEADRLRPVIAELKDYGCRVSLFVDPDVRAIEGAAALGADRVELYTEPYAAAFACGDRDATTPYATAAKRAVELGLGVNAGHDLNLDNLPPFIAAVPQTLEVSIGHALIGDALEFGMPETVRRYLLAATAR; from the coding sequence ATGGCCAAGTTAAGCGTGAACGTGAACAAGGTCGCGACGCTGCGCAACACGCGCCCGCTGGACATTCCCAGCGTGCTCCGGCTGTCGACGATCGCGCTCGACGCAGGCGCGCACGGCATCACCGTCCACCCCCGCCCCGACCAGCGCCACATCCGCCCGCACGACGTGCACGACCTGGCGCAACTGTTGAAGTCGCATCCCGCGGCTGAGTTCAACATCGAGGGCAACCCATTCCATGAGTTCATGCACTTCGCCCGCGACGTCCGCCCGACGCAATGCACGCTGGTGCCCGACACGCTGTCGCAGAGCACGAGCGACCATGGCTTCGACACAATCGTCGAAGCGGATCGACTGCGGCCGGTGATTGCGGAGCTGAAGGACTACGGCTGCCGGGTCAGCCTGTTCGTTGACCCTGACGTGCGCGCCATTGAAGGCGCCGCCGCGTTGGGTGCCGACCGGGTCGAACTCTACACCGAACCCTACGCCGCCGCCTTCGCGTGCGGTGACCGAGACGCCACCACCCCCTACGCCACGGCGGCCAAGCGCGCGGTGGAGTTGGGGCTGGGCGTGAACGCCGGTCACGATTTGAACCTGGACAACCTACCGCCGTTCATCGCAGCCGTGCCACAGACGCTGGAAGTGTCGATCGGCCATGCCTTGATCGGTGACGCACTGGAATTTGGCATGCCCGAGACGGTCCGGCGGTACCTTCTTGCCGCAACCGCGCGTTGA
- the trxA gene encoding thioredoxin: MASENVVEFTDGNFETEVLQSSQPVLVDFWAEWCQPCRMLAPTIEKIAKDFAGKVKVGKVDTDANRDIAMKYRINAIPTVILFKDGQVAQTFVGLRKEADFKQALEAV, encoded by the coding sequence ATGGCCAGCGAAAACGTCGTGGAATTTACGGACGGCAACTTTGAGACCGAGGTCCTGCAGTCCAGCCAGCCGGTGTTGGTCGACTTCTGGGCCGAATGGTGCCAGCCCTGCCGGATGCTCGCTCCGACGATCGAGAAGATCGCCAAGGATTTCGCCGGCAAGGTAAAGGTCGGCAAGGTCGACACCGACGCGAACCGCGACATCGCGATGAAGTACCGCATCAACGCGATCCCGACCGTCATCCTCTTCAAGGACGGCCAGGTCGCCCAAACCTTCGTCGGCCTTCGTAAGGAAGCCGACTTCAAGCAGGCGCTCGAAGCGGTGTAA
- a CDS encoding acetylornithine/succinylornithine family transaminase, producing MSDTATILKQGTDVLIGNYARMPVVMARGEGSYVWDTDGKKYIDLFAGFGAGIIGHSHPALIAAATEQAKQLWHVGNTFYTEPQIAFAQRLNATAFTGKAFFCHSGLEANEAAVKLARLAGRAQSPHRWKTVSMHKSFHGRSMAMIAATGNPAVKQGFEPAVPGFSHVDFGDLEGLAAAIDSETAAVMMEPIQGEGGVHMVPNEYAVEVRRLCTARNVTLIFDEVWTGCGRTGRWFGYQHFRDASGVVVEPDIMTLGKAVGGGLPVGVMFAKPEIAAHLVPGKHGSTLGGNPICMAVSKTIFDVIEREKLVDNAATLGEHAIARLKSDKRIAGKVAGVRGRGLFIGIELKAPPEKLNERALENGVNLNLTSKNVIRLAPPINIDRATLDEGLDRTIATIAAL from the coding sequence ATGTCCGACACCGCCACGATCCTGAAGCAAGGCACCGACGTCCTCATCGGCAACTACGCCCGCATGCCCGTCGTGATGGCGCGCGGCGAGGGCAGCTACGTCTGGGATACCGACGGCAAGAAGTACATCGACCTGTTCGCTGGCTTCGGCGCGGGCATCATCGGTCACAGTCACCCGGCGCTCATCGCGGCGGCGACGGAACAGGCCAAGCAGCTTTGGCACGTCGGCAACACGTTCTACACCGAACCGCAGATTGCCTTCGCGCAGCGCCTGAACGCCACCGCCTTCACCGGCAAGGCGTTCTTCTGCCACAGTGGTCTGGAGGCCAACGAGGCTGCGGTGAAGCTGGCCAGGCTGGCGGGGCGGGCGCAATCGCCGCACCGGTGGAAAACCGTGTCGATGCACAAGTCGTTCCACGGCCGGTCGATGGCCATGATCGCCGCCACCGGCAACCCCGCCGTCAAGCAAGGCTTCGAGCCGGCGGTGCCGGGCTTCTCGCACGTCGACTTCGGCGACCTGGAAGGTCTCGCCGCCGCCATCGATTCCGAGACGGCCGCGGTGATGATGGAGCCGATCCAAGGCGAGGGCGGCGTGCACATGGTGCCCAACGAGTACGCCGTCGAGGTGCGCCGGCTCTGCACCGCCCGCAACGTCACGCTGATCTTTGACGAGGTATGGACCGGGTGCGGCCGCACGGGGCGCTGGTTCGGTTACCAGCACTTCCGCGATGCAAGCGGCGTCGTCGTCGAGCCAGACATCATGACGCTTGGCAAGGCCGTCGGGGGTGGACTGCCCGTCGGTGTGATGTTCGCTAAGCCCGAGATCGCCGCCCACCTGGTGCCCGGCAAGCACGGCAGCACCCTGGGTGGCAATCCGATCTGCATGGCCGTCTCCAAGACGATCTTCGACGTCATCGAGCGGGAGAAGCTGGTCGACAACGCCGCCACGCTTGGTGAGCACGCCATCGCCCGCCTGAAGAGCGACAAGCGCATCGCCGGCAAAGTCGCAGGCGTGCGCGGGCGCGGGTTGTTCATCGGCATCGAGCTTAAAGCGCCGCCCGAGAAGCTGAACGAGCGCGCGCTCGAGAACGGCGTGAACCTGAACCTGACCTCGAAGAACGTCATCCGCCTGGCCCCGCCGATCAACATCGATCGGGCCACGCTGGACGAAGGGCTGGACCGCACGATCGCCACGATCGCGGCGCTGTGA